One genomic segment of Amycolatopsis sp. Hca4 includes these proteins:
- a CDS encoding GH92 family glycosyl hydrolase, giving the protein MGSPSRQLIAAAAAVLVVAATTQAAAHAAAPVDPVGLVNPFVGTQNFGNTFPGASAPFGMVQVSPDTGGQGGYDYLQNAIYGFSQTHLSGVGCGVMGELPIMPTTGAVDNVDKDAYKSAYSHDDEHAEPGYYRVGLQKYGINAELTATARTGWQRYTFPSTGQANVLFNTGQANQSVKDSEIHVVGDRTLEGRVKAGGFCAGHDEHTVYFTATFDRPFSSFGTWRGSTRTPGGRDAAGTGSNGAWASFDASTDHDVVLKVGLSYTGLDGARKNLAAETSDYDFDATRAALHQQWVDRLGAIKIAGGTTERQTAFYTALYHAQLHPNLAGDTDGAYTGFDGKVHTASGYTPYQNFSLWDTYRPQNQLLEMLEPQVARDVALSVVAIGRDGGWLPRWALAESETNIMTGDPVTPFLVEAWSKGLLAGHEEEAYALLKKNATSTPPADSPYNGRSGVDYYNERGYIPSGLELGKDCAAKGGDNDCEHPASATMEYAAADASLALMARGLGHQADARMFADRGQWYRNLWDSSIQQFRPRTTEGTFVTPYNPVDAGHQFHEGGAYQYQWLVPQDPAGLVSLMGGRTATEKRLDSFFSYGNLLSDPAGTARKDWIASPYDYYGKATYNPNNEPDLLAPYTYNWVGAPAKTATVVRAAMTLFTTGPDGMTGNDDLGTMSAWYVFSSLGLYPTMSGANFLALSSPQFESATVRIGQYGSAQGGTLTVSAPGASDANRYIQSVSLNGRDIRQTSLDWSALAHGGKLSHKLGSRPSSWGTSVSAAPPSVNNAPGDQRRHVDASLRQASVVVPAGAAQQVHLDLDVVAQNPGLQPVTVSVTSPWKSRVQPLLLVWSGRLPVQQSVPITVSVPAGAAPGTYPVQVNVSGPNAVTRSATIEVRTPSACASAGPQCAVDLTRDRNHDGTATVAAPSEGNFDDSGWSYDADLLPPAGPVTWDGVTYAAPDASGTAANFVEARGQSLLLPAGQHTALRLVGASHNGPVSTTLTAHYTDGTSADLAVTFGDWAGSGSPVVLEMPHRIKAGSGIDGPPVRLFGISSALDGGKTVQSVSLPNDPRVEIYALTLA; this is encoded by the coding sequence GTGGGGTCGCCAAGCAGACAACTGATCGCCGCGGCGGCCGCCGTGCTCGTGGTCGCCGCCACGACCCAGGCCGCCGCACACGCCGCCGCGCCGGTCGACCCGGTGGGCCTGGTCAACCCGTTCGTCGGCACGCAGAACTTCGGGAACACCTTCCCCGGCGCCAGTGCGCCGTTCGGGATGGTGCAGGTCAGCCCGGACACCGGCGGCCAGGGTGGTTACGACTACCTGCAGAACGCGATCTACGGCTTCAGCCAGACGCACCTGTCCGGCGTCGGCTGCGGCGTGATGGGCGAACTGCCGATCATGCCGACCACCGGGGCCGTCGACAACGTTGACAAAGACGCCTACAAGTCCGCCTACAGCCACGACGACGAGCACGCCGAACCCGGCTACTACCGCGTCGGCCTGCAGAAATACGGGATCAACGCCGAGCTGACGGCCACCGCGCGCACCGGCTGGCAGCGCTACACGTTCCCGTCGACCGGGCAGGCGAACGTCCTGTTCAACACCGGCCAGGCCAACCAGTCGGTCAAGGACTCCGAGATCCACGTCGTCGGCGACCGGACCCTCGAAGGGCGGGTCAAGGCCGGCGGGTTCTGCGCCGGCCACGACGAGCACACCGTCTACTTCACCGCGACCTTCGACCGGCCGTTCAGCTCGTTCGGCACCTGGCGCGGCTCGACGCGCACCCCTGGCGGCCGCGACGCCGCGGGCACCGGGAGCAACGGCGCCTGGGCGAGCTTCGACGCGAGCACCGACCACGACGTCGTGCTCAAGGTCGGCCTGTCCTACACCGGTCTCGACGGCGCCCGGAAGAACCTGGCCGCGGAGACCTCGGACTACGACTTCGACGCGACCCGCGCGGCGCTGCACCAGCAGTGGGTGGACCGGCTGGGCGCGATCAAGATCGCGGGCGGCACGACCGAGCGGCAGACGGCGTTCTACACCGCGCTCTACCACGCGCAGCTGCACCCGAACCTGGCCGGCGACACCGACGGCGCGTACACCGGCTTCGACGGCAAGGTGCACACCGCGAGCGGCTACACGCCGTACCAGAACTTCTCGCTGTGGGACACCTACCGGCCGCAGAACCAGCTGCTGGAAATGCTGGAACCGCAGGTCGCGCGGGACGTCGCGCTGTCGGTCGTCGCCATCGGGCGAGACGGCGGGTGGCTGCCGCGGTGGGCGCTGGCCGAGAGCGAAACGAACATCATGACCGGCGACCCGGTGACGCCGTTCCTCGTCGAGGCGTGGTCGAAGGGCCTTCTCGCCGGGCACGAAGAAGAGGCGTACGCGCTGCTCAAGAAGAACGCGACGAGCACGCCACCCGCCGACTCGCCGTACAACGGCCGCTCCGGCGTCGACTACTACAACGAGCGCGGGTACATCCCGAGCGGCCTCGAACTCGGCAAGGACTGCGCGGCCAAGGGCGGCGACAACGACTGCGAGCACCCGGCGTCGGCGACCATGGAGTACGCCGCCGCGGACGCGTCCCTCGCGCTGATGGCCCGCGGCCTGGGCCACCAGGCGGACGCGCGGATGTTCGCCGACCGCGGCCAGTGGTACCGCAACCTGTGGGATTCCTCGATCCAGCAGTTCCGCCCGCGCACCACCGAGGGCACGTTCGTCACGCCGTACAACCCGGTCGACGCCGGCCACCAGTTCCACGAAGGCGGCGCCTACCAGTACCAGTGGCTGGTGCCGCAGGACCCGGCCGGCCTCGTCTCGCTGATGGGCGGCCGGACGGCGACCGAGAAGCGCCTGGACTCCTTCTTCTCCTACGGCAACCTGCTTTCGGACCCGGCCGGGACGGCGCGGAAGGACTGGATCGCCAGCCCGTACGACTACTACGGCAAGGCGACCTACAACCCGAACAACGAGCCGGACCTGCTCGCGCCCTACACGTACAACTGGGTCGGCGCGCCGGCGAAGACGGCGACCGTCGTCCGCGCGGCGATGACGCTGTTCACCACCGGCCCCGACGGCATGACCGGCAACGACGACCTCGGCACCATGTCGGCCTGGTACGTCTTCTCCTCGCTGGGCCTGTACCCGACGATGAGCGGCGCGAACTTCCTCGCGCTGTCGAGCCCGCAGTTCGAGTCGGCGACCGTCCGCATCGGACAGTACGGCTCGGCGCAGGGCGGCACGCTGACGGTGTCGGCACCGGGCGCGAGCGACGCGAACCGGTACATCCAGAGCGTGTCGCTCAACGGCCGGGACATCCGGCAGACGTCCCTCGACTGGTCGGCACTGGCGCACGGCGGGAAGCTCTCGCACAAGCTGGGCTCGCGGCCGTCTTCGTGGGGGACGTCGGTTTCCGCGGCACCGCCGTCGGTGAACAACGCCCCTGGCGACCAGCGGCGGCACGTCGACGCGTCGCTGCGGCAGGCGTCCGTGGTGGTCCCGGCCGGGGCGGCCCAGCAGGTGCACCTCGACCTGGACGTGGTGGCCCAGAACCCGGGCCTGCAGCCGGTGACGGTCTCGGTGACTTCGCCGTGGAAGTCACGGGTCCAGCCGTTGCTGCTGGTCTGGTCGGGACGGCTGCCGGTGCAGCAGTCCGTGCCGATCACGGTGAGCGTGCCGGCCGGGGCGGCACCGGGGACGTACCCGGTGCAGGTGAACGTGTCCGGCCCGAACGCGGTGACCCGCTCGGCGACGATCGAGGTCCGGACCCCGTCGGCGTGCGCTTCTGCCGGCCCGCAGTGCGCGGTCGACCTGACCCGCGACCGCAACCACGACGGAACGGCAACGGTGGCGGCCCCTTCGGAAGGCAATTTCGACGACAGCGGCTGGAGCTACGACGCAGACCTCCTGCCGCCGGCAGGCCCGGTGACCTGGGACGGCGTCACGTACGCGGCCCCGGACGCTTCGGGCACGGCGGCCAACTTCGTGGAGGCTCGTGGCCAGTCGCTGTTGCTCCCGGCGGGGCAGCACACGGCGCTTCGCCTGGTCGGGGCGTCCCACAACGGTCCGGTGTCGACGACGCTGACCGCGCACTACACCGACGGGACGAGCGCGGACCTCGCGGTGACGTTCGGTGACTGGGCCGGGTCCGGGAGCCCGGTGGTGCTGGAGATGCCGCACCGGATCAAGGCAGGCAGCGGGATCGACGGGCCGCCGGTGCGGTTGTTCGGGATCTCGAGCGCACTGGACGGCGGGAAGACCGTGCAGTCGGTGAGCCTGCCGAACGATCCGCGGGTGGAGATCTACGCGCTCACCCTGGCCTGA
- a CDS encoding helix-turn-helix domain-containing protein has product MTEQRVQDEELTEIVENLRLLGSDVSDVEVKKAQGGLPRSARETVVAFANTRGGTLILGLDEGGTSPRPAYPIRRRCRPIWRRCARPTSSRPCGRTSASTTSKTQRSWSPKFLSSLRTASPASAAAPE; this is encoded by the coding sequence GTGACGGAGCAGAGGGTGCAGGACGAAGAGCTCACGGAAATCGTCGAGAACCTGCGCCTTCTCGGCAGCGACGTGTCCGACGTCGAGGTCAAGAAGGCGCAGGGAGGCTTGCCCCGTTCCGCCCGGGAAACAGTTGTGGCCTTCGCGAACACCCGAGGCGGCACGCTGATCCTCGGCTTGGACGAGGGAGGGACTTCGCCGCGACCGGCCTATCCGATCCGGCGAAGATGTCGTCCGATCTGGCGGCGATGTGCGCGACCGACCTCGAGCCGCCCGTGCGGCCGCACATCGGCATCCACGACTTCGAAGACGCAAAGGTCCTGGTCGCCGAAATTCCTGAGCTCGCTCCGAACCGCAAGCCCTGCTTCAGCCGCGGCGCCGGAATGA